One Tamandua tetradactyla isolate mTamTet1 chromosome 20, mTamTet1.pri, whole genome shotgun sequence DNA segment encodes these proteins:
- the SOX30 gene encoding transcription factor SOX-30 isoform X3, whose product MERARPEPLPQPLQLPRLTPPRPLRPAPPPLPVEGASFRVVAAEPTSSPPAPCAAAIATVASSCGDAPASSIPLAARRLLQGKPEQVLLLPPGPPPPQARDEVTASSAQARLLQLRPELLLLPPPPASEGAPCRPELQPAHARALHVKAEKQDTGPGLDTSVGPRTAVEAGPRASRATKIEDPGPALDSPREDEKKGKLESEEVMRDMAKGEGISLAAVRGVIKTEEPERLREDCRLSIEPASNGLVHGRKEVILAQPTSAFGSHQQDLRIPLTLHTVPPGARIQFQGPPPSELIRLTKVPLTPVPIKMQSLLEPSVKIETKDVPLTVLPSDAGIPDTPFSKDRNGHVKRPMNAFMVWARIHRPALAKANPAANNAEISVQLGLEWNKLSEEQKKPYYDEAQKIKEKHREEFPGWVYQPRPGKRKRFPLSVSNVFSGTTQNIISTNPTTIYPYRSSTYSVVIPSLQNTITHPVARALIVGLPLAMEIFQVQCQNALVIMKTGTKNTRLCFQL is encoded by the exons atggagAGAGCCAGGCCGGAGCCGCTGCCTCAGCCGCTCCAACTGCCGCGGTTGACACCGCCGCGCCCGTTGCGCCCCGCTCCGCCTCCGCTGCCGGTCGAGGGCGCCTCCTTTCGGGTAGTGGCCGCCGAGCCCACCTCGTCACCGCCTGCCCCGTGCGCGGCCGCCATTGCTACTGTGGCCTCCTCGTGCGGTGACGCCCCTGCGTCGAGTATACCGTTAGCGGCTCGGCGGCTGCTGCAGGGGAAGCCAGAGCAGGTGTTGCTGCTGCCTCCTGGGCCACCACCGCCTCAAGCCCGGGACGAAGTCACCGCTTCCTCCGCGCAAGCGCGGTTGCTGCAGTTAAGGCCGGAGCTACTGTTGCTGCCGCCACCGCCCGCGTCCGAGGGCGCCCCCTGCAGGCCCGAATTGCAACCAGCGCATGCCCGGGCGCTGCACGTTAAGGCTGAGAAGCAGGATACCGGGCCGGGTTTGGATACATCGGTGGGACCTAGGACGGCAGTCGAGGCGGGCCCGAGGGCCTCCAGGGCGACCAAGATTGAAGACCCCGGGCCCGCCCTCGACAGCCCCCGAGAGGACGAAAAGAAGGGCAAGCTGGAATCGGAGGAGGTCATGAGGGACATGGCGAAAGGTGAAGGTATTAGTTTGGCGGCCGTCAGAGGAGTCATCAAAACGGAGGAGCCTGAGAGACTCCGTGAGGACTGCAGGCTCAGTATAGAACCCGCGTCCAATGGCTTGGTCCATGGCAGAAAGGAGGTCATTCTGGCCCAGCCGACCAGTGCCTTCGGGTCTCACCAGCAAGACCTCAGAATCCCTTTGACTCTCCACACCGTCCCCCCTGGGGCCCGGATCCAGTTTCAGGGACCTCCGCCTTCAGAGCTGATACGATTGACCAAGGTCCCCTTGACACCGGTGCCTATTAAAATGCAATCCTTACTGGAGCCTTCTGTAAAAATTGAAACCAAAGATGTCCCGCTCACCGTACTTCCCTCAGATGCAG GAATACCTGATACTCCCTTCAGTAAGGACAGAAATGGTCATGTGAAGCGACCCATGAATGCATTTATGGTTTGGGCAAGGATCCACCGGCCAGCACTAGCCAAAGCTAACCCAGCAGCCAACAATGCAGAAATCAGTGTCCAGCTCGGGTTAGAGTGGAACAAACTTAGTGAAGAACAAAAGAAACCCTATTATGATGAAGCacaaaagattaaagaaaagcacagagaggAATTTCCTG GTTGGGTTTATCAGCCTCGTCCAGGGAAGCGAAAGCGCTTCCCTCTAAGTGTTTCCAATGTATTTTCTGGTACCACACAGAATATCATCTCTACAAATCCTACAACAATTTATCCTTATCGCTCATCTACCTACTCTGTGGTTATTCCCAGCCTACAGAATACCATCACTCATCCAGTTG